CCGTGGCGACTTCACCCGTTTGCGTCAGAGAGCTCATTGGCCACCCTCTTTCTGCTGCTGATACTGGCGGTGGCTGGCAAGCAGTGCTTCACCCTGTTCACCCAGTTCCCAGAAGAGCTGCGTCATAATTTGCAACCCTTCGCGGGCGATGGACTTAAGCATATGTTCATCCACCGCGTGCTGGCCGCAGGCCGGATAGGAGTGCGGAACCCAGAGCGTTGGCAGACCGAGGATTTTTGCAAAGACATCGTTTGGCAGTGAACCTCCGAGATTCGGCAACAGCGCCGGTTTTTTACCGCTGGTTTCAGCCATAGCTTTAAGTGCCCAACCCACCAGCGGATCGCGGGGGTCCAGCCGGGTAGCAGGCGAACCGCGCAGAAACTCCACTTCTACCTGCGTAAAGCCTCTGGCATCCAGATGCTCACGAAGGTGACCGGCAATATTTTCCCAGTCGGTGCCCACCACAAAACGAAGCTGGCAAACCGCCGTGGCATTGCCTGGGATGGCATTCATTGGTCGCGCCGGGTTACCGGTAAGGAAAGAGAGCACCTCAAGCGTATTCCAGCCATAAAGACGTTCCGTTGGCGTCAGACCCGCCTCGCCCCAGTTGGCATCGATTGCCGGGCCATCGCTGCTCTCCTGAACATCGATATCACTCAGGATTTGGCGCACAGCCTCTGAGATCGCCGGGGGTTTCAGCGCCGCCACCTGTAGCTGCCCCTGCTGATTGACCAGACAAGCCACTGCATTCGCCAGTTGCGTGCCGGGATTGGTCAGCAGGCCGCCCCAGTTACCGGAATGATAATCGCGATCGCGGGCGTTAATGCTCAGCCTGACGTTAACGGCGCCGCGCGATCCCAGAAACAGCGTCGGCCGTTCCGCATTCAGCCTTGGCCCATCAGAGGCGATAAAGAGATCGGCACTCAGCAGTTGCTGGTGGTCACGACAAATTTGCGCCAGTCCGGGTGAACTGATCTCTTCGCCCATTTCGAACAAAAATTTGCAGTTAAAGCCCAGCGAACCGCCTCGCGCGGCAAAGATCTGCTCCAGCGCGGCAATATTCACCGAATGCTGCCCTTTATTATCGGCGCTGCCACGGCCATACCAGCGATCGCCCTCTTCAGTCAGTTGCCACGGCAACAAGCCTTCCCGCCAGTTCTCGTCATCACCGAAGACCACGTCACCATGCCCATAGCAGAGCAGCGTGGGCAGGCTCTCATTTTCAATGCGGGTGGCGACCAGGAATGGACGAGCCTCCGCCTGAGGATTGGCCAGCTCCGTCAGCTCAAAACCCAGCGCCAGCATGGCAGGCGCTATTTCCTCATCGAGATAACGTTGAAGTTCGCTGTCGCGATCCTCGCGCTGGCTTTCAGAACGTATGGCAATACGTCGTGCCAGCACCTGCTGAAATTCACCCCGGTCAAAATACGCTGTTGCCTGTGCCACTGCCTGTTTAGCGGTCATAATCCTGCCTGTTGTGTTTGATTATTTTGTTATACAGACCATCTAAGCTAAAATCGCGCTTTGCCACAATCATCAAAATATCAAATAAGCTTTGCTACAAAAGCAAAGCTATATTGCACGTTCAGGCAGCATGCACCAAAAGGAAGCAAGTCCTTGCAGAGTTCAGAAATCCGCTATTTTCTTGCCGTGGCAAATACCGGCTCACTGAGCGCGGCCAGCCAGCAACTCTTTGTGGCCGTCTCGGCTATCAGTCGGCAGATCCAGCGTCTGGAGGCGGAAGTGGGCGCTCCGCTGTTTGATCGCCATGCCAGAGGTATGGTGCTGAATGATGCCGGGAAGATTTTTGAGAATCACGTCCGCAGAAGCCTGATGGATATGGAGCACGCGCTGGCGGAGATCAAAGGGCTGAAAGCGGTGAGGAAGACCGCCCTGCGCCTGGCCTGTACCGATGGCATGGCCTTCAGCCTGCTGCCCACGCTCTGTTCGCAGTTTCGGCAGCTTCACCCTTCGGTAAGCTTCAACCTGAAGGTAAGCAGTGCGCTGGAGGTAGCGGAGATCCTCCGGCAGGGAGAGTGTGACGTCGCATTTCAGTTCAGCCTCCATCCTGAGAGAGGCGTGGATGTTATCGCTTCTTATCCGGCGCCGGTGCTGATTGTCATGCACCAGTCGCACCCGCTGGCCACGCGCCCTTTCAGCCTCCAGGATTTGCTGGCGTTCCCGGTTGCGCTACCTGACCAGGGAACAACCGTGCGTCAGTTATTTGATCTCTCCTGTCAGATGAGCGGTACTTTTATCGAGCCTGCGATGACCTGCAATAATTTCAGTACGCTCTATACCTTTTTGCAGCAAAATCCGCTGGCGGTGACCATTTGCAGTCAGTTCACCCTGCTTTACCACGCCAGAGAGCAAGGACTGGCTCTGCGCTCAATGGGCATCGATCAGCTGACCCAGAGAACGCTTCAGGTACAGACGGTGAATGGCCGCCAGCGTTCGGCGGCCCTGAATCTGTTTCTGAGTTACGTCAGCGAGCAGCTACAGCAGCAAAACGAAGCTTTTCGTAAGGAGTATGGCTTTTGATCTTCTGCAGGCGCACTGGCGTCAACAGCAGTCAGAAAACGCCGATAATCACTCCCAAAGCTGCGATGGCTAACAGAATAATCATCGCCTTAACCGACGAGACGTTTCTCTTTGCCATCAGATACCAGGTGCCGGTAACCACCAGCAAAGGCAGCAGTTTAGGGAATATCCCGTCCAGCATGGTCTGGATGGTAATATTTACCCCTTCGGAAGAGACAAAGCTCAGCGGAGTGGAGAGCGTGATATAGCTTGCCGCCAGCCCGCCCATCACGAATATCCCCAGCAGAGACATCGCTTCACGCAGCCGTGTGGATCGGGAACTGACCAGTTCCTCTATTGAGCCGGTGCCAAGCCGGTAGCCCTTCATAAACAGGGACCAGGAGCCGATCAGCATTATCGAACACCAGCTCACAATGTAGAAGATCGGCCCTAACATACTGCCGCCATCGGCCAGCGCCATTCCGATACTGAGTAATATCGGGATCAGCATGCCGGGGATCATTGAGTCGCCGATTCCGGCAATCGGCCCCATCAACCCGACTTTAAGGGTATTGATCACTTCGCCATCAATAGGTTCGCCATTGGCTCTTTTCTCTTCCAGCCCCACCACCAGGCCATTGATAATGGCACCAATCTGCGGCTCGGTATTATAGAAAGAGGTGTGCCGTTTCAGAGCCTCCCTGCGCTGAGCCTCTTGCGGATATAGCTTTTTAATCACCGGCATCATGCTCAGGCAAAAGCCAAAAGATTCGAAGCGTTCGAAACTCATTGAGCAAAGGTTGTACATGATCCAGCGTCGCCAGCAGGAGAATAAATCCCCTTTGGTCAGGGTGATGGTTTTTGCCGGGGCCAGGTTTGTCAGGTTATCAGTCATCAGAATTCATCCTCACTGCTGTCCATTTTTGTGGCAGTCGCCGCCGCCGGTTCCTGTTTATAGTTGAAGTGAATCAGGGAAAACAGCGTGCCCAGCATAACCAGCGCGACCATATTCAGCTTCAGAAAAACAATGCAGACAAACCCGACCAGAAAATAGATCATCAGCGCATTACTTTTAATTATTTGCTTAAGCAGAATGGCAATGCCAACGGCAGGTAACATGCCGCCGACCACCGTCATGGTTTTGATTATCCATTCCGGCAGTGAATCCATTAATCCCTGTATATATTGCGCGCCAAAATAGACCGCGATAAAGGTTGGCACAAAACGCAGCAGAAAGTGAACGGCCTGAGGCCAGACAATACAGGTCAGAATAATTCCTTTTTCGTCGCCTTTATTTACCGCCTTGTCGGCCTGATGGTTCCAGTAGGAATTCAGTAGCATCATAAGGTTGAAAACCAGGGTGCCGACAATACCGATAGTCGCCGCAATCGCCACGGCCACTTCGGGATTTTTACCTGAGAGGATCCCCAGGGCTACTGCCGGCCAGGCCACAAAATTCAGATCCGCAGGCATTGAGCCGCCCGGTGTGACCATCGCAATGTAGACCGCCTGAACGGAGACGCCAATCAGGATCCCCGTTTTCACGTCGCCGACGATAAGCCCGATGATCATCCCTGAGACCAGCGGACGACTCAGGGTATACCATCCCCCGGTCAGACCCATAACCCACGGGGTGCTGAGCGCACCCAGATAACAGAACAGCCCAATCAGGGCCGATTCAATCAGCATTTTAGCTTCCTCCATTAAGCAGTTTTTTCTGCGCGGCTGGCCAGTCATAGCTTTTGCCATCCGGTACCAGACGAAAATCCATTTTATAGCCCTGGTTCGCCAGGTCGTTAAATGCACTGATTTCCTGCTGGGTGACCGACTGGTTAGGCCCGATGATTATCGTGCCCTCTCTGGCGCTCATCGGGCCGACGTTGATGCATTTATTATCATTCCTGATGCTGATCCCGGCTTTGATCAAATGCGATAAGGTTTCGGGCGTTTTACAGATAACAAAGTATTTCTTTTCGCTCGCGATGACCTTAGGCAGTTTCTCCAGGGCTTCTTTCCGGGTAAATAGCCAGACTTTGACATCTGAAACGGCCCCTTTCATTACCTGCGATAAAAAGGGATCGTTAGCCACGCCATCATCAATGGCAATAATGCCCTGACAGGGAAACTCCTTGGCCCAGCGCGTTATTAACTGCCCATGAATGACGCGGTCATCAATTCGTATAAATGAGATAGCCATAATTTTTCCTTAAAAATCTTCTGTGGTGTCATGAATAACAGGAAGGGCATGGACGACAAGGTCAGGAACCTGAGCAATAAGTTGTTCGGCCACGAAATTCGGATCGGCAACCTCGCTGTATTCCTGCGCCAGCAGCAGCAGAGGCAGGCTGACGCCACTGAGCACCGCTACACGCTGCGCTTTTTCAGGGTGAAAGGCGTAGCCAGAGGCCACGTTCCAGGGCGTGCCGCTGAGCAGGTCACATAACACCAGAACCCCTTCGTGAGCGGCCAGAGCACCGTCTATTCTCTCTGTAAGCTGATGACGAAAGCCTTCGATCCCGCCCTCGTTGGTCAGGGATACCGCTGAAACACCGGCAAGTTCACCAAAGATCATCTCTGCACTTTCAATCAGCGCCACGCTGAGCGGACCGTGAGTTGCCACAATGATTTGAAGCATGATTATCCCCTTACAAAGGCTTTGATGGTGGCCAGGGTTTTCCCTGCAGATTCACCACAGGGAGCGATCTGATAGCATTCCACGCCGGCCGGAATTATGAAGGTTTCAGCGTAATGCACGATAAAGGGCGCAAACGCCTGGGTCGGACTTTCAACAATCGCCTCTTCGCCTTCAATCAGGTTAAGAACGTTCACGGTGCCTCCCGTGGTATGCATGACGGGCTTGCTGAACCAGTGCCTGCGCGTTTCAATAAACTCCCGCTCGTGCAGGCCGGTACGTTCTTCCCGCCAGCCTTCTCCCTCCGCCAGGCATTCAACACGGTTGATCAGGTTCTGCTCCACCCAGCTGGTATCCCTGTCCCACTGAATCACCTCCTGCCCATGATCGATATGTACCGGGCGCGGCAGGCCATCCATGCCCTTGCGGCCCCAGTCCCAGAGTTTGAAGGTAAAGATGTAAGGCGTGGCGCTGATCTCTAACACCAGCGAGCCGCTGCCTGCACAATGAATGGTGCCCGCAGGGATCAGGAAGTGATCGTGTTTTTTGGCCGGAAACTGATTGATGTATTTCCGGTCATCAAAGGATTGCTGAGTCTTCTGCGCGGCACGGAGTACGCCGAGCATTTCATCAGCAGTGGTATGGGGTTTGGTGCCGAGATAAACCACCGCGTCCTCTGCGGCATCCAGCATGTAATAACTCTCATCCTGGGTGTAATGCATCCCGAACTCTTGCTGGATGTAGTCGGTGAGCGGATGCACCTGTAAGCTCAGGTTCTGCCCTTCAAAGGTGTCGAGGAAATCAAACCGGATTGGGAACTCTGCGCCAAAACGCGCATGCACCTGGTCACCCAGTAATGCCTGGGGTTCCAGCAACACCAGGTTAATTGCCGGGGTCTCCAGAGTCAGCGCGCCGAATTGCAGGTTGAGGCTGTTCTCCTCAGGGACGCAATCAAAACCCCAGGCGTAATTCTGTTTATCCTGGTCAAGATTGCAGACCTCTTTCATCCACTGACCGCCCCAGACGCCCTCGTCAAAAAACGGCACAACCCGGAATGGCTGAGTGGTAAGACTTTTCAATGCCGCCAGATAATCCGCGGTGTTTACCAGCACCGGGGCCAGAGGTTTGCTGGTATCCAGGTAGTAATCTGCCTGCGGCAGGACTTTTACCTTAAAACGATCGAATACCCGCCACTCAATAAAGAAGGCGCGTTTGTAACGGCGTAAAATATCTTCCGAAAAATTACTGGCTCCCCAGTTATCCAGCTCTCCCCGCCGAAAACGCTGCTGGATCTCCCAGCGAGGCATATCAGCATAAAGGCTGATATCCCCCTGATGGATCAGCGAAGCGCCCGTCCCCATTACCACCACGATCCCCTGCTCTGCTGAGGCAATTTTTTCCCTGAGCGCGCGGATTTTCTGCGGTGAGAAAAAGTCGTCGAGTTTATGCGGAGCCAGATAGCCGAACACGCGATCGTCGGTGATAAAGCGGGCCAGCATTGAATCTATTGCACTTTGTTCGAGCCTGGCATCGTCGGCAGCCAGCACCAGTGCCGGATTCAGCGCGGCTGTCAGCAAGTTTCGCACCTCATCCAGCGCTACACCGTGGTAGCACTCAACTGTCACCACCGTGCTTTTCTGCCCGCGAAACAGAATGTCCGCCTTAATCTGTTGAACAATATTTTCCCATCCCAGCCTGGCGGATCCCTCCGAAGCACTGACCTTCATACTGGGCGATTTATCATAATTCGCTTTGCCCACCCGATACTTCATAAAACCTCCTTTTAATGGGTTAATCGATTAACCAGCACAACATACTCCGGTTGAATTAATTTTTATCTGAGGCTCGTCACAGAACAGGTTAATGGGTTAACCTGTAGCAAATTTGCACATCAGCAGGATGTTTAACATGGCGAAAGTGACGGTTTCCGATCTGGCTAAGGAGTGCGGTGTTTCAACAGCAACCGTGTCGATGGTGCTGTCAAACAAGGGTCGAATTTCCGCTCAGACGCGGCAGAAAGTGATGAGTGCCATTGAGAAGCTGGGCTATGTCTATAACCAGCAGGCCGCCAATTTTCGCAGCCAGACCAGCAATCAGGTTGGACTACTGTTACAGGACATCACCAACCCTTTTTACAGCGAACTGATGGCGGGGTTGAGTCACCAGACTGAAGTTAACGCCCTGATGATGTTTATCGCCAATAGCGAAGAATCCACCGGGCGACAGCAAAAATTTGTTGAGGCGATGGGCAGAAACAGCGCCTGTGGGCTGGTGTTATGCCTGGCGAGAAACACGCCAGCCGCTTTTATTGCAGGGCTTAAAAACTTACGCTTCCCGGTGATTCTGGTGGCCCGACCTTCACCGGAGCTGCCCTTTGATTATGTGGGCACAGACAATTTTTCCGGTGCCCGGCTGGCGACCGATCATCTGCTCAGCCTGGGTCACAGGAATATTGCTTTTATTGGCGGAATGCCCGATTCGGTAACGCGTGAACACCGTATTGCAGGTTACACCAGCCGTCTGAAAGAGGCGGGAATTGCACCCGATGATGACTGGATAATCTCCTGTGAATCTACCAGAGTGGCAGGCGCTGAATCTGTTACGGCACTGCTGAGCCGTTATCCGCAGATTACCGCGATTGTGTTTCACCAGGATATTATCGCGCTCGGCGCGGTGCAGGGCTTAAGAAGAATGGGCAGGATAATCGGTAAGGACATTTCTGTTATTGGTTTCGATGATGTCCCGGAAGCCTCGCTGATTGAACCTTCCCTGACCACGATTTCCGTTGAGGCCCGGGAGATAGGCCGAATGGCGGGAGAACTGCTGCTGAGCAGGCTGGCGGGTAATCAGCAACCCCCTCAAACAATCATTCTCTACCCCACATTAATTAAACGTCATTCATGCGGTCTTTGCCCGACAGAGTGCTAATAAATAGCCCTCAACCTGTTAATTAACTCCTGTAATAGCTTAATTTAATTTTCACATTATTAATATAATTAAGCTTATAACAATTCATATATTTCACAGTGGGAAATCATATGGTTTCAATTGTTTTTTAATATTTTATTCATTACTATTCCCTTTCTGAAGTGATATAACTTCTTTTTGGACATGGAATGTCTTTATGCAAAACTTACCCATACTTACTCGCCTCCCTCTCATTTTCCTGAGTTTAATGCTCTTATTTTCCCGTCCTGTTTTTGCTAATTCTCAAGCTGTAATCAATCAACAGCAACGACAGAACGCGCTGGATAATCAACTGATGCCTGTTGGTCGCAGTGTTTCTCTCTCCTCATTTAAGGGCGATAAAAACCGTATTTCCTTTCCTGAAGAACGGGCATGCTTTTCTGTCAATCAGGTTATTCTG
This genomic window from Erwinia sp. E_sp_B01_1 contains:
- a CDS encoding LysR family transcriptional regulator, with product MQSSEIRYFLAVANTGSLSAASQQLFVAVSAISRQIQRLEAEVGAPLFDRHARGMVLNDAGKIFENHVRRSLMDMEHALAEIKGLKAVRKTALRLACTDGMAFSLLPTLCSQFRQLHPSVSFNLKVSSALEVAEILRQGECDVAFQFSLHPERGVDVIASYPAPVLIVMHQSHPLATRPFSLQDLLAFPVALPDQGTTVRQLFDLSCQMSGTFIEPAMTCNNFSTLYTFLQQNPLAVTICSQFTLLYHAREQGLALRSMGIDQLTQRTLQVQTVNGRQRSAALNLFLSYVSEQLQQQNEAFRKEYGF
- a CDS encoding LacI family DNA-binding transcriptional regulator — protein: MAKVTVSDLAKECGVSTATVSMVLSNKGRISAQTRQKVMSAIEKLGYVYNQQAANFRSQTSNQVGLLLQDITNPFYSELMAGLSHQTEVNALMMFIANSEESTGRQQKFVEAMGRNSACGLVLCLARNTPAAFIAGLKNLRFPVILVARPSPELPFDYVGTDNFSGARLATDHLLSLGHRNIAFIGGMPDSVTREHRIAGYTSRLKEAGIAPDDDWIISCESTRVAGAESVTALLSRYPQITAIVFHQDIIALGAVQGLRRMGRIIGKDISVIGFDDVPEASLIEPSLTTISVEAREIGRMAGELLLSRLAGNQQPPQTIILYPTLIKRHSCGLCPTEC
- a CDS encoding class I mannose-6-phosphate isomerase, which gives rise to MKYRVGKANYDKSPSMKVSASEGSARLGWENIVQQIKADILFRGQKSTVVTVECYHGVALDEVRNLLTAALNPALVLAADDARLEQSAIDSMLARFITDDRVFGYLAPHKLDDFFSPQKIRALREKIASAEQGIVVVMGTGASLIHQGDISLYADMPRWEIQQRFRRGELDNWGASNFSEDILRRYKRAFFIEWRVFDRFKVKVLPQADYYLDTSKPLAPVLVNTADYLAALKSLTTQPFRVVPFFDEGVWGGQWMKEVCNLDQDKQNYAWGFDCVPEENSLNLQFGALTLETPAINLVLLEPQALLGDQVHARFGAEFPIRFDFLDTFEGQNLSLQVHPLTDYIQQEFGMHYTQDESYYMLDAAEDAVVYLGTKPHTTADEMLGVLRAAQKTQQSFDDRKYINQFPAKKHDHFLIPAGTIHCAGSGSLVLEISATPYIFTFKLWDWGRKGMDGLPRPVHIDHGQEVIQWDRDTSWVEQNLINRVECLAEGEGWREERTGLHEREFIETRRHWFSKPVMHTTGGTVNVLNLIEGEEAIVESPTQAFAPFIVHYAETFIIPAGVECYQIAPCGESAGKTLATIKAFVRG
- a CDS encoding PTS system mannose/fructose/sorbose family transporter subunit IID → MTDNLTNLAPAKTITLTKGDLFSCWRRWIMYNLCSMSFERFESFGFCLSMMPVIKKLYPQEAQRREALKRHTSFYNTEPQIGAIINGLVVGLEEKRANGEPIDGEVINTLKVGLMGPIAGIGDSMIPGMLIPILLSIGMALADGGSMLGPIFYIVSWCSIMLIGSWSLFMKGYRLGTGSIEELVSSRSTRLREAMSLLGIFVMGGLAASYITLSTPLSFVSSEGVNITIQTMLDGIFPKLLPLLVVTGTWYLMAKRNVSSVKAMIILLAIAALGVIIGVF
- a CDS encoding PTS fructose transporter subunit IIA; this translates as MLQIIVATHGPLSVALIESAEMIFGELAGVSAVSLTNEGGIEGFRHQLTERIDGALAAHEGVLVLCDLLSGTPWNVASGYAFHPEKAQRVAVLSGVSLPLLLLAQEYSEVADPNFVAEQLIAQVPDLVVHALPVIHDTTEDF
- a CDS encoding M20 family metallopeptidase; protein product: MTAKQAVAQATAYFDRGEFQQVLARRIAIRSESQREDRDSELQRYLDEEIAPAMLALGFELTELANPQAEARPFLVATRIENESLPTLLCYGHGDVVFGDDENWREGLLPWQLTEEGDRWYGRGSADNKGQHSVNIAALEQIFAARGGSLGFNCKFLFEMGEEISSPGLAQICRDHQQLLSADLFIASDGPRLNAERPTLFLGSRGAVNVRLSINARDRDYHSGNWGGLLTNPGTQLANAVACLVNQQGQLQVAALKPPAISEAVRQILSDIDVQESSDGPAIDANWGEAGLTPTERLYGWNTLEVLSFLTGNPARPMNAIPGNATAVCQLRFVVGTDWENIAGHLREHLDARGFTQVEVEFLRGSPATRLDPRDPLVGWALKAMAETSGKKPALLPNLGGSLPNDVFAKILGLPTLWVPHSYPACGQHAVDEHMLKSIAREGLQIMTQLFWELGEQGEALLASHRQYQQQKEGGQ
- a CDS encoding PTS sugar transporter subunit IIC, encoding MLIESALIGLFCYLGALSTPWVMGLTGGWYTLSRPLVSGMIIGLIVGDVKTGILIGVSVQAVYIAMVTPGGSMPADLNFVAWPAVALGILSGKNPEVAVAIAATIGIVGTLVFNLMMLLNSYWNHQADKAVNKGDEKGIILTCIVWPQAVHFLLRFVPTFIAVYFGAQYIQGLMDSLPEWIIKTMTVVGGMLPAVGIAILLKQIIKSNALMIYFLVGFVCIVFLKLNMVALVMLGTLFSLIHFNYKQEPAAATATKMDSSEDEF
- a CDS encoding PTS sugar transporter subunit IIB, which translates into the protein MAISFIRIDDRVIHGQLITRWAKEFPCQGIIAIDDGVANDPFLSQVMKGAVSDVKVWLFTRKEALEKLPKVIASEKKYFVICKTPETLSHLIKAGISIRNDNKCINVGPMSAREGTIIIGPNQSVTQQEISAFNDLANQGYKMDFRLVPDGKSYDWPAAQKKLLNGGS
- a CDS encoding ShlB/FhaC/HecB family hemolysin secretion/activation protein, translated to MQNLPILTRLPLIFLSLMLLFSRPVFANSQAVINQQQRQNALDNQLMPVGRSVSLSSFKGDKNRISFPEERACFSVNQVILEGSSALPGWIPLRKIIRQAEGRCLGGKALIC